Proteins from a single region of Primulina tabacum isolate GXHZ01 chromosome 5, ASM2559414v2, whole genome shotgun sequence:
- the LOC142546442 gene encoding transcription factor bHLH140 isoform X1, protein MEIDREIPSQSENGGGEMEETKEKSKPVVVMLMGLPGSGKSTFCDEVIQISRRPWARICQDSINNGKAGTKNQCLSSAAAALKNGESIFIDRCNIDREQRTDFLKLGGEQVEKHVVVLDLPTKVCISRSVKRTGHEGNLEGGKAAAVVNRMASKKELPKLSEGFNRITICQDEKDVNVTISTYGFFGPLDSLPSGYFGQKNMDTKTQVGIMKFLKKWDPSGKTVSEPTSFQKLNPNDLQVEKDSGFQGVNKGSDLPSEAYENSKGHDTTCSPDMIISNNVPTLAFPSISTADFQFNLEKASDVIVEKVEEFVSRIGDAALVLVDLSHGSKILSLVKAKAAQKNIDSKKFFTMVGDITRLRSDKGLHYNVIANAANWRLKPGGGGVNAAIFNAAGSALEIATKEKAACLRPGNSVVVPLPSSSPLFIREGITHVIHVLGPNMNPMRPDCLKHDYVQGCNILREAYSSLFEGFVSILKSHSSSESGDSKELSHSRDHQKGKREATYESDKKKKYKGFQQDLKTGVSSYSDEKNSQDRRVTEGKINAWGSWAQALYKVAMNAEEHENALLEVSDDIIVMNDAYPKAQHHLLVLARADGLDCPAIVCREHIPLLKTMHAVGLKWAEKFLNDNQSLSFRLGYHSEPSMRQLHLHVISQDFDSHYLKNKKHWNSFTTPFFRDSVDVIKEVEEHGKIILKDDEFLSMELRCHRCRSAHPNIPRLKSHISSCKAPFPATLLQNGRLISSGSNNILEAEFHRVDIHVQ, encoded by the exons ATGGAAATTGATCGAGAAATTCCCTCTCAATCTGAAAATG GAGGTGGAGAAATGGAAGAAACTAAAGAAAAGTCGAAGCCGGTAGTAGTAATGCTGATGGGCTTGCCCGGAAGTGGAAAATCCACCTTCTGTGATGAAGTAATTCAAATTTCTCGACGACCCTGGGCACGGATTTGCCAG GATTCTATTAATAATGGTAAAGCTGGTACAAAAAATCAGTGTCTATCAAGTGCTGCTGCTGCATTAAAGAATGGTGAAAGTATATTTATTGACAGATGTAATATTGACAGAGAGCAGCGCACAGATTTTCTAAAGCTCGGTGGCGAACAAGTGGAGAAACATGTTGTGGTGCTTGATCTTCCAACCAAGGTTTGTATTTCTCGTTCTGTGAAGCGTACTGGGCATGAAGGAAACTTAGAAGGCGGGAAAGCTGCTGCTGTTGTGAACCGAATGGCTTCAAAGAAAGAATTACCAAAACTAAGTGAGGGGTTCAATCGAATTACGATCTGTCAGGATGAAAAAGATGTCAATGTTACCATCAGCACATATGGTTTCTTTGGGCCATTAGATTCTCTGCCTTCGGGCTACTTTGGCCAGAAGAATATGGATACCAAGACTCAAGTAGGTATTatgaaatttcttaaaaaatggGATCCCTCAGGTAAAACTGTATCGGAGCCAACCAGCTTTCAGAAACTTAATCCTAATGACTTGCAAGTAGAAAAGGATTCTGGTTTTCAGGGAGTAAATAAGGGTTCTGATCTTCCAAGTGAGGCTTACGAGAATTCAAAAGGACATGATACAACTTGTTCTCctgatatgattatttcaaacaACGTTCCCACTTTGGCATTTCCATCTATTTCTACTGCAGACTTTCAATTCAATCTGGAAAAGGCATCTGATGTTATTGTTGAAAAGGTTGAGGAGTTTGTAAGTAGAATAGGAGATGCTGCACTTGTTTTAGTAGATTTGTCACATGGATCCAAAATATTGTCTCTGGTCAAGGCTAAAGCTGCACAAAAGAACATTGACTCTAAAAAGTTCTTTACGATGGTTGGAGATATAACTCGACTCCGATCTGATAAAGGTTTACACTACAATGTAATTGCAAATGCTGCCAACTG GCGTCTAAAACCGGGAGGTGGAGGCGTGAATGCTGCCATCTTCAATGCTGCGGGATCTGCTCTGGAAATTGCCACCAAGGAAAAGGCAGCATGCCTGAGACCGGGAAATTCTGTAGTTGTGCCTCTTCCTTCATCTTCCCCATTGTTTATTAGGGAAGGCATAACACATGTCATACATGTACTTGGACCAAATATGAATCCCATGAGACCAGACTGTCTCAAACATGACTATGTTCAGGGCTGCAACATACTTCGGGAAGCTTACTCATCTCTGTTTGAAGGGTTTGTGTCGATACTAAAGTCACACTCATCATCAGAATCTGGAGATTCCAAAGAGTTAAGCCATTCAAGGGATCATCAGAAGGGAAAAAGGGAAGCTACTTATGAATCGGACAAGAAAAAAAAGTACAAGGGATTTCAACAGGACCTTAAGACTGGTGTCAGCAGTTACTCGGATGAAAAAAACTCCCAGGATAGAAGGGTTACAGAAGGCAAGATTAATGCTTGGGGCTCATGGGCTCAAGCTCTTTACAAAGTTGCTATGAATGCCGAGGAGCATGAGAATGCTCTACTGGAGGTATCGGATGACATTATAGTGATGAATGATGCTTATCCCAAg GCACAGCATCATTTATTGGTGTTGGCACGGGCTGATGGTCTCGACTGCCCTGCAATTGTCTGTAGAGAACACATCCCATTGTTGAAAACCATGCATGCTGTTGGTTTGAAATGGGCAGAAAAGTTCCTGAATGATAATCAATCATTGTCGTTTCGCCTTGGATATCATTCG GAGCCTTCCATGCGACAATTACACCTTCATGTGATCAGCCAAGATTTTGACTCCCATTATCTAAAAAACAAGAAGCACTGGAACTCATTCACTACTCCATTCTTCCGAGATTCAGTAGATGTGATAAAGGAAGTCGAGGAGCATGGGAAGATCATATTGAAAGATGATGAGTTTTTAAGCATGGAACTTCGGTGTCATCGGTGTAGAAGTGCCCATCCAAACATACCACGTCTCAAATCCCATATCAGTTCTTGTAAAGCACCTTTCCCTGCCACTCTACTCCAAAATGGCCGACTCATTTCCTCCGGAAGTAACAACATACTCGA GGCAGAGTTCCACAGAGTGGACATTCACGTGCAGTAG
- the LOC142546442 gene encoding transcription factor bHLH140 isoform X2, translating into MEIDREIPSQSENGGGEMEETKEKSKPVVVMLMGLPGSGKSTFCDEVIQISRRPWARICQDSINNGKAGTKNQCLSSAAAALKNGESIFIDRCNIDREQRTDFLKLGGEQVEKHVVVLDLPTKVCISRSVKRTGHEGNLEGGKAAAVVNRMASKKELPKLSEGFNRITICQDEKDVNVTISTYGFFGPLDSLPSGYFGQKNMDTKTQVGIMKFLKKWDPSGKTVSEPTSFQKLNPNDLQVEKDSGFQGVNKGSDLPSEAYENSKGHDTTCSPDMIISNNVPTLAFPSISTADFQFNLEKASDVIVEKVEEFVSRIGDAALVLVDLSHGSKILSLVKAKAAQKNIDSKKFFTMVGDITRLRSDKGLHYNVIANAANWRLKPGGGGVNAAIFNAAGSALEIATKEKAACLRPGNSVVVPLPSSSPLFIREGITHVIHVLGPNMNPMRPDCLKHDYVQGCNILREAYSSLFEGFVSILKSHSSSESGDSKELSHSRDHQKGKREATYESDKKKKYKGFQQDLKTGVSSYSDEKNSQDRRVTEGKINAWGSWAQALYKVAMNAEEHENALLEVSDDIIVMNDAYPKAQHHLLVLARADGLDCPAIVCREHIPLLKTMHAVGLKWAEKFLNDNQSLSFRLGYHSEPSMRQLHLHVISQDFDSHYLKNKKHWNSFTTPFFRDSVDVIKEVEEHGKIILKDDEFLSMELRCHRCRSAHPNIPRLKSHISSCKAPFPATLLQNGRLISSGSNNILDQH; encoded by the exons ATGGAAATTGATCGAGAAATTCCCTCTCAATCTGAAAATG GAGGTGGAGAAATGGAAGAAACTAAAGAAAAGTCGAAGCCGGTAGTAGTAATGCTGATGGGCTTGCCCGGAAGTGGAAAATCCACCTTCTGTGATGAAGTAATTCAAATTTCTCGACGACCCTGGGCACGGATTTGCCAG GATTCTATTAATAATGGTAAAGCTGGTACAAAAAATCAGTGTCTATCAAGTGCTGCTGCTGCATTAAAGAATGGTGAAAGTATATTTATTGACAGATGTAATATTGACAGAGAGCAGCGCACAGATTTTCTAAAGCTCGGTGGCGAACAAGTGGAGAAACATGTTGTGGTGCTTGATCTTCCAACCAAGGTTTGTATTTCTCGTTCTGTGAAGCGTACTGGGCATGAAGGAAACTTAGAAGGCGGGAAAGCTGCTGCTGTTGTGAACCGAATGGCTTCAAAGAAAGAATTACCAAAACTAAGTGAGGGGTTCAATCGAATTACGATCTGTCAGGATGAAAAAGATGTCAATGTTACCATCAGCACATATGGTTTCTTTGGGCCATTAGATTCTCTGCCTTCGGGCTACTTTGGCCAGAAGAATATGGATACCAAGACTCAAGTAGGTATTatgaaatttcttaaaaaatggGATCCCTCAGGTAAAACTGTATCGGAGCCAACCAGCTTTCAGAAACTTAATCCTAATGACTTGCAAGTAGAAAAGGATTCTGGTTTTCAGGGAGTAAATAAGGGTTCTGATCTTCCAAGTGAGGCTTACGAGAATTCAAAAGGACATGATACAACTTGTTCTCctgatatgattatttcaaacaACGTTCCCACTTTGGCATTTCCATCTATTTCTACTGCAGACTTTCAATTCAATCTGGAAAAGGCATCTGATGTTATTGTTGAAAAGGTTGAGGAGTTTGTAAGTAGAATAGGAGATGCTGCACTTGTTTTAGTAGATTTGTCACATGGATCCAAAATATTGTCTCTGGTCAAGGCTAAAGCTGCACAAAAGAACATTGACTCTAAAAAGTTCTTTACGATGGTTGGAGATATAACTCGACTCCGATCTGATAAAGGTTTACACTACAATGTAATTGCAAATGCTGCCAACTG GCGTCTAAAACCGGGAGGTGGAGGCGTGAATGCTGCCATCTTCAATGCTGCGGGATCTGCTCTGGAAATTGCCACCAAGGAAAAGGCAGCATGCCTGAGACCGGGAAATTCTGTAGTTGTGCCTCTTCCTTCATCTTCCCCATTGTTTATTAGGGAAGGCATAACACATGTCATACATGTACTTGGACCAAATATGAATCCCATGAGACCAGACTGTCTCAAACATGACTATGTTCAGGGCTGCAACATACTTCGGGAAGCTTACTCATCTCTGTTTGAAGGGTTTGTGTCGATACTAAAGTCACACTCATCATCAGAATCTGGAGATTCCAAAGAGTTAAGCCATTCAAGGGATCATCAGAAGGGAAAAAGGGAAGCTACTTATGAATCGGACAAGAAAAAAAAGTACAAGGGATTTCAACAGGACCTTAAGACTGGTGTCAGCAGTTACTCGGATGAAAAAAACTCCCAGGATAGAAGGGTTACAGAAGGCAAGATTAATGCTTGGGGCTCATGGGCTCAAGCTCTTTACAAAGTTGCTATGAATGCCGAGGAGCATGAGAATGCTCTACTGGAGGTATCGGATGACATTATAGTGATGAATGATGCTTATCCCAAg GCACAGCATCATTTATTGGTGTTGGCACGGGCTGATGGTCTCGACTGCCCTGCAATTGTCTGTAGAGAACACATCCCATTGTTGAAAACCATGCATGCTGTTGGTTTGAAATGGGCAGAAAAGTTCCTGAATGATAATCAATCATTGTCGTTTCGCCTTGGATATCATTCG GAGCCTTCCATGCGACAATTACACCTTCATGTGATCAGCCAAGATTTTGACTCCCATTATCTAAAAAACAAGAAGCACTGGAACTCATTCACTACTCCATTCTTCCGAGATTCAGTAGATGTGATAAAGGAAGTCGAGGAGCATGGGAAGATCATATTGAAAGATGATGAGTTTTTAAGCATGGAACTTCGGTGTCATCGGTGTAGAAGTGCCCATCCAAACATACCACGTCTCAAATCCCATATCAGTTCTTGTAAAGCACCTTTCCCTGCCACTCTACTCCAAAATGGCCGACTCATTTCCTCCGGAAGTAACAACATACTCGA CCAACATTGA